One segment of Falco rusticolus isolate bFalRus1 chromosome 3, bFalRus1.pri, whole genome shotgun sequence DNA contains the following:
- the LOC119145201 gene encoding probable glutamate receptor has translation MDKALHFVLCVTPALLLLGESSQAGTARRDDAVSKGTDSRGPGEGLPVLTVTTILEDPYVMVRSAELEGYCIDLLKALAAMLHFSYKVKVVGDGQYGAISSSGNWTGMIGEILRQEADIAVAPLTVTSAREEVVSFTTPFLQTGIGILLRKDTASQEMSFFHFLAPFSKETWTGLLFAYVLTCFCLFLVARLSPCEWNEPKNEENHFTFLNSLWFGAGALALQGVTPRPKALSVRVIAAVWWLFTIALLAAYIANFTALLSSGSEQLPIQTFEDLVKQRKLEFGTLDGSSTFYFFKNSKNPIHQMIYEYMDKRREHVLVKTYQEAIQRVMDSNYAFIGESISQDLAAARHCNLIRAPEVIGARGFGIATTQASQWTKKLSVAVLKLRELGDLDYLRNKWWESSCLHKSRERWSPLQPQALGGLFLTLAIGLVLGVIAAVVELSNKSRHAAGHAKKSCCSVFTEEMCARLRIKENTRQSQETSGRANA, from the exons ATGGACAAAGCTCTTCACTTCGTGCTCTGTGTgactccagcactgctgctcctgggagaATCAAGCCAGGCAG gaactgCAAGGCGTGATGATGCTGTGAGTAAG GGCACTGACTCAAGGGGGCCTGGAGAGGGTCTTCCAGTTTTGACTGTCACAACAATCCTG GAAGATCCTTACGTCATGGTGAGAAGTGCAGAACTGGAGGGATACTGCATTGATTTGCTGAAAGCACTTGCTGCAATGCTTCACTTCAGCTACAAGGTGAAGGTGGTGGGCGACGGGCAGTATGGTGCCATCTCTTCCAGTGGGAACTGGACAGGAATGATTGGCGAAATTCTAAGACAG GAAGCAGACATTGCAGTGGCTCCGTTGACAGTCACGTCAGCAAGGGAAGAGGTGGTCTCCTTCACCACACCATTCCTGCAGACTGGGATCGGAATCTTGCTTCGAAAAGACACGGCCTCTCAGGAGATGTCCTTCTTCCACTTCCTGGCTCCTTTCAGTAAGGAGACCTGGACTGGCCTTTTATTCGCTTATGTCCTGACGTGCTTCTGCCTCTTTCTTGTTGCCAG ACTGAGCCCCTGTGAATGGAACGAGCCAAAGAATGAAGAGAACCACTTTACCTTCTTAAATAGCCTCTGGTTTGGAGCAGGAGCGCTCGCCCTGCAAG GTGTCACCCCTCGGCCCAAAGCGCTCTCTGTGCGGGTCATCGCTGCTGTCTGGTGGCTGTTCACCATCGCCTTGCTGGCCGCCTACATCGCCAACTTCACCgctctgctgagctctggcaGCGAGCAGCTCCCAATCCAGACTTTTGAAGATCTTGTGAAGCAAAGAAAGCTTGAGTTTGGGACACTGGACGGCTCCTCTACTTTCTACTTCTTCAAG AACTCCAAGAATCCCATCCATCAGATGATCTATGAATATATGGACAAAAGACGAGAACACGTTTTGGTCAAAACCTACCAGGAAGCAATTCAACGTGTGATGGACTCGAACTACGCCTTCATCGGTGAATCCATCTCGCAAgacctggcagcagccaggcactgcaACTTGATCAGGGCCCCTGAAGTTATCGGAGCCAGAGGATTTGGCATTGCCACTACCCAGG CATCCCAGTGGACTAAGAAGCTCTCCGTTGCTGTCCTCAAACTGCGTGAATTGGGCGACCTCGACTACTTGCGTAACAAGTGGTGGGAGAGCAGCTGCCTtcacaaaagcagagagagatggagcccgctgcagccccaggctctGGGTGGGCTCTTCCTGACGCTCGCCATCGGCCTGGTGCTGGGGGTGATCGCAGCGGTGGTGGAGCTCTCCAATAAGAGCCGACACGCTGCCGGACATGCAAAG aaatcttgTTGCTCCgttttcacagaagaaatgtgCGCTCGTCTAcgtataaaagaaaatacaagacaAAGCCAGGAGACTTCAGGGAGGGCTAATGCTTAA